A genome region from Fusarium musae strain F31 chromosome 5, whole genome shotgun sequence includes the following:
- a CDS encoding hypothetical protein (EggNog:ENOG41): MSTVLSARGDSAVTTSYKKSQTQGSMTIRPPSATDLSAWMYLPIYGDIPGKSLDQLMVDFASEAATIKTVAVYDGSEKVLEERELGKRETFGISGD, from the exons ATGTCTACTGTGCTTTCAGCTCGCGGCGACAGTGCCGTCACCACCTCTTACAAGAAATCTCAGACTCAAGGCAGCATGACCATAAGGCCCCCATCTGCCACTGATCTATCCGCTTGGATGTATTTGCCCATATATGGCGACATTCCTGGCAAGTCTCTAGACCAGCTCATGGTCGATTTCGCATCGGAAGCTGCAACTATCAAGACTGTGGCGGTGTATGATGGCAGCGAAAAGGTATTGGAGGAGCGGGAGCTTGGAAAGAGAGAGACTTTTGGTATTTCT GGAGATTAG
- a CDS encoding hypothetical protein (EggNog:ENOG41) translates to MSAPTLHVIYAGRGDAMILEHSVGNQRNFFLVDGGPRNYEFGVNTEAPYHRYLASACREIMGDGKTFAGVVFSHPDEDHFGGYLQALDEEQIPFTDNVFIPTPSSEAETANARIHNLCINKNMDSATISPQDSLGSYLIRPIKALFPDMPRILWYYRTANRLITDQGEYNENLSTNKRSILMYTAITNSNNEMGIFFTGDSHADIISHHMYQLFPHEANRRYAIYKIQHHGSRDDNMKDLYKPYFSKGARALSFIYFLLKVQKGTAHMPFIQKSKTMANAAATHLSTHIKKFTKKEFSDLETKVKRIQETQLKYLYRPAENQLVIVDADDDRPPFLPHIQKYYDALDNAMKPTAGWDYFLTKRATTEFLTYIHVRRACDFYSFFSSDVYVVSANRKYFHPRSETLVGLALAVLEKNRTARLYVTNGKSLDMDELSRVASVMGPASVHDLFCSENLRVSYLSHSTYMSLSGASQGKNSTMIVTERDMNDSTQEIQFNDNDAQHRTDLHVLLEQTDPHRVLDTHEYQLKVFANFSWSYLYLQHDANGFNWAISDPNSPKSVWIDERDMKVAKKFTINCRAEKFGLASRWVTVEFVGRDAAQANLFGITDILSGMSFFEENSGSIRFDKRPSYAFLTQIPYSPPQSTEPTMVSRSEMPLRQAFEVLGDPMKDGNNPDIIDTLSRLLRDRATLIAIVERIPAVLIKAGFTSFKADLDKSRAIVDAHPLVGKAVVSAVLYQPMAGNGEQNFFDINMAGLDFELRNIAIKIDKCCSSQVHLTVESEAVMKRTGLEMRMAWKSLENDTIVSFSTGLTSIEDLAMALVNDEGIVEKILQGNIPLKTKPLSGTSAPSMGTFQGPIKEIGFTVRQPIDQTDMYDLADIWVRTGFPDWKTFLPIPDSSKEVKGDVIVRILNPFRVKASRITTSVHLDIPVRSEPETTITAQFDAIPLTRLGDYDYRFRITSTSHGVTISDIVKVIGLTSLSDKISNIPFLGNAFNSVQVRQAGLSVDRVKGKWEFQEWDFELYVPILDLLPGSLSLVDMVVKVENFGKQEIQAKGEATFRSTALQKEVEVSVGLPTAQDLGFIVISSPDSLTLANVFSMFGLGDLPEIPFLSGSTAFELSYCDAMFKKPKDGPITMLASTAKFRVKELVVEPFNMQDIAVSLSWQRGKENNTESAVSFELSALLLNINSVITVKYDGGKKEMAASITPIAESPMKVADVLRFLIPGVDSPLHSALASLEIKIVEMSLDVRTGSPSSFKLEMKKDATLQLPSAADTDTFTVGSITVEYSKVANKLDIFAAFSIGGIETNISLGAFTNSTTKERSVEFEITLQKGQRKLGLMTLLAAVGINDVEIPRPEGCPEFTTGMASINGKFVDKDKIGLKFAELAVHVEMASVTLSDWDMSMDYIYVDVDYNKARIEKPFSVLVSSKFIIAGSAEMMINYADDKDALELDAKLRHAKEGEELKIKSILEWLAGESIEDALPTFVSEAAINLENSKFGMSLSRHKGEGNSVIAVSLSITLGSVTLQLARTRTRPHDAKKEDKLPWKTILRLAVNTLPRPPPLPLIGQMEQPFSTQIYWTNSDISLGEVDKLNSLATFKDHQLLQSTRATAASAFGNGLSFMLLENGDVILASKPRKSRKKDDPSGKMMAISEEEENPEAPEMKKVDKRVNGVNITNIGLQYDAKRQRIKVKFTARMTVGPFDGELINFSMSVNLPRGEKIDLGDWKNLDIDMGLDGLSLAMTGSNLNVAGTLHRIKVEEEDISITGFEGGVSVKLKKYQFVGFGSYKNVKRQQEEFVSLMAYAMLDGPMVKTGLVELSGISGGFGFGSKLEIPSITDIHKFPLLVSPDVDPMIMFERLRGTGDTKYMTETNGANWVAAGVTGTACELIAVKAVLTIPLDPSAGELAIVGIASAQFPRDAKPGKALAAIRINFQGSIDISRGFMLFEGRIADGSFILFDDCVLSGGFAVGAWFGPSPQAGDWCITMGGWHPKFQAPSHYPSAPPRMRLQWSYGDTKYLTLDGQAYAAVTPDAIMAGLAVQVKFEKWSCGANFDFRTDLILWLHPLHYDVYFHVSASLWYEVDAWIARKKLHISMGADLYITGPPFAGTVEFDVSVMVIKVKFGDHRAEDDVLKFDEFMSVVLRNDKISHVFSLESGGIVPTQAPTQAQTPDSTWIVRGGTFAFSIASRMPTTRIEFTGAKDHDRKTGKTIFARPMQLPATSAGLKANMDVSVTNSSGSSVHGFTFEIIYEQLPKSLWGPFNSNPNNMLYGASESTVTHATGLSIQAPMARWSSNNPRVIQFSKVGRSEPVHSSFKNDPTRDNGLDATPRTSGENPEAQFYNAREALMGSGEREEELEAVKKRNARRSYIVGQWMAIRKLKTSASLRSGVPFRYAKDLAHFSHVAPRISLE, encoded by the exons ATGTCTGCCCCTACGCTTCACGTTATCTATGCCGGTCGTGGCGATGCTATGATCCTAGAACATTCTGTCGGCAACCAGCGGAACTTTTTCCTCGTCGACGGTGGTCCAAGAAACTATGAATTTGGTGTCAATACCGAAGCTCCATATCATCGATACCTTGCGTCCGCATGCCGCGAAATCATGGGCGATGGCAAAACCTTCGCTGGGGTTGTTTTCTCGCATCCCGATGAAGACCATTTTGGCGGATATCTTCAGGCGTTGGATGAGGAGCAAATTCCATTCACGGATAATGTCTTCATACCAACTCCCAGTTCTGAGGCAGAGACGGCCAACGCGCGAATACACAACCTCTGCATTAATAAGAATATGGACTCGGCAACTATTAGTCCTCAAGATTCACTGGGATCATACTTAATCCGTCCCATAAAGGCTCTCTTCCCAGACATGCCAAGAATTCTCTGGTACTATAGAACAGCAAATCGGCTCATCACAGACCAGGGGGAGTACAACGAGAATCTGTCGACAAACAAACGCAGCATTCTGATGTATACCGCCATAACTAACTCCAACAATGAAATGGGAATATTCTTTACGGGAGATAGTCACGCCGACATCATCTCTCATCACATGTACCAACTGTTTCCGCACGAGGCGAATCGCCGATATGCAATCTACAAGATCCAACACCACGGGAGCCGTGACGACAACATGAAAGATCTATATAAGCCGTATTTCTCAAAGGGTGCCAGGGCCCTGAGCTTTATCTACTTTCTTTTGAAGGTACAAAAAGGGACTGCTCATATGCCTTTTATACAAAAGAGCAAGACGATGGCCAACGCCGCGGCCACACATCTGTCCACTCATATAAAGAAATTTACCAAGAAGGAATTTTCAGATCTCGAGACAAAGGTGAAGCGGATTCAGGAAACGCAACTGAAGTATTTGTACAGGCCAGCCGAGAATCAATTAGTCATTGTTGATGCGGATGACGACCGACCTCCGTTTCTTCCTCATATACAGAAGTATTACGACGCACTCGACAATGCGATGAAGCCAACTGCGGGGTGGGACTATTTCTTGACCAAGCGGGCCACTACCGAGTTCCTTACATACATTCATGTCCGCAGGGCTTGCGACTTCTATTCATTTTTCTCTTCAGACGTGTATGTGGTGAGCGCCAATCGAAAGTATTTTCACCCACGGTCTGAGACACTTGTTGGACTAGCTCTGGcagttcttgagaagaaccGTACTGCCCGGCTGTATGTTACCAATGGGAAAAGCCTCGACATGGACGAGCTTTCCAGGGTTGCCAGCGTCATGGGTCCAGCATCAGTTCACGATCTTTTTTGCTCAGAGAATCTCAGGGTCTCATATCTGAGTCACAGTACCTACATGTCTCTCAGTGGCGCGTCGCAAGGCAAGAATAGCACCATGATTGTGACTGAGCGTGACATGAACGATTCCACACAGGAGATTCAGTTCAACGACAACGATGCCCAGCACAGAACGGATCTGCATGTCCTGCTGGAACAGACCGACCCTCATCGCGTACTCGACACTCACGAGTACCAGCTCAAGGTCTTTGCCAACTTCTCTTGGTCTTACCTTTACCTACAACATGATGCGAATGGCTTCAACTGGGCCATCTCGGATCCCAATAGCCCAAAGTCCGTCTGGATAGACGAAAGAGATATGAAAGTCGCCAAGAAGTTCACAATCAATTGTCGAGCAGAAAAGTTTGGTCTCGCCTCCCGATGGGTCACAGTTGAATTCGTTGGTCGTGATGCTGCGCAAGCGAACTTGTTTGGCATCACGGATATCCTTTCCGGCATGTCCTTCTTCGAAGAGAACAGCGGATCGATACGATTCGACAAAAGGCCTTCCTATGCTTTCTTA ACCCAAATACCTTATTCTCCACCCCAATCCACTGAGCCAACGATGGTTTCCCGCTCTGAAATGCCTCTTCGACAGGCATTCGAAGTTCTTGGTGACCCAATGAAGGACGGCAACAACCCGGATATTATCGATACGCTGAGCAGGCTGTTGCGAGACAGAGCTACTCTGATAGCCATAGTCGAGAGAATTCCCGCAGTGCTTATCAAGGCTGGATTCACTAGCTTCAAAGCCGATCTCGATAAGTCCAGAGCCATCGTCGACGCTCACCCACTTGTTGGAAAAGCTGTCGTCAGTGCCGTTCTGTATCAACCAATGGCTGGAAATGGTGAACAAAACTTCTTCGATATCAATATGGCTGGACTTGACTTCGAACTGAGAAACATAGCTATCAAGATTGACAAATGCTGCTCATCACAGGTTCATCTCACTGTGGAATCCGAGGCGGTCATGAAGAGAACAGGTCtggagatgaggatggcttGGAAGTCGTTAGAGAACGACACAATCGTCTCTTTCAGTACCGGTCTTACATCTATCGAAGATCTCGCCATGGCTTTGGTCAACGATGAGGGAATAGTAGAGAAGATCTTACAGGGGAATATTCCGTTAAAGACCAAGCCCCTCTCTGGCACTTCTGCGCCGTCCATGGGGACTTTTCAGGGGCCTATAAAAGAAATCGGCTTCACTGTCCGGCAGCCCATTGACCAAACTGATATGTACGATCTAGCAGACATCTGGGTTCGCACCGGGTTCCCAGACTGGAAGACCTTCTTACCAATACCTGATTCGTCGAAGGAGGTCAAGGGGGATGTTATTGTTCGGATATTGAATCCCTTTCGCGTCAAAGCATCAAGAATTACAACGAGTGTGCACTTGGATATCCCTGTTCGAAGCGAGCCAGAAACGACAATCACAGCCCAGTTTGACGCCATTCCACTCACACGATTGGGCGATTACGACTATCGATTCCGGATTACATCTACCAGTCATGGGGTAACCATATCCGATATTGTCAAAGTTATTGGCCTTACCAGCTTATCCGACAAGATCAGCAACATACCCTTCTTGGGTAATGCATTCAACTCCGTGCAAGTCAGACAGGCCGGTCTTTCTGTGGACAGGGTCAAGGGCAAGTGGGAATTCCAAGAATGGGACTTTGAGCTTTACGTTCCGATCCTTGACCTTTTACCTGGCTCATTGTCATTGGTAGATATGGTTGTCAAAGTTGAAAACTTTGGAAAGCAAGAGATCCAAGCGAAGGGAGAAGCCACCTTTCGAAGTACGGCATTGcagaaggaggttgaggtcTCGGTTGGCCTTCCAACGGCACAAGACCTCGGCTTCATTGTTATATCGTCTCCCGACTCCCTTACTTTGGCCAATGTATTCTCTATGTTTGGGCTAGGCGACTTGCCAGAAATTCCATTCCTATCTGGTAGTACTGCCTTTGAGCTGTCATACTGCGATGCAATGTTCAAAAAGCCTAAGGATGGTCCCATCACAATGTTAGCCTCCACTGCCAAGTTTCGAGTCAAGGAGTTGGTGGTTGAACCTTTTAACATGCAAGATATTGCGGTCTCGCTATCCTGGCAACGAGGCAAAGAGAATAACACCGAATCAGCCGTTTCCTTTGAGCTTTCGGCCTTGCTGCTGAACATCAACTCAGTGATAACGGTCAAGTATGACGGTGGAAAGAAGGAAATGGCAGCTTCCATCACCCCTATCGCAGAATCACCTATGAAGGTGGCGGATGTCTTGCGTTTTCTGATTCCTGGCGTCGACAGTCCGCTTCACTCAGCATTAGCCAGCCTGGAAATCAAGATTGTAGAGATGTCTCTGGATGTCAGGACAGGCTCCCCGTCTTCATTCAAGCTAGAAATGAAGAAGGATGCAACTCTCCAACTTCCCTCAGCGGCAGACACAGATACCTTTACTGTGGGCTCTATCACAGTAGAGTATAGCAAAGTGGCGAACAAGCTCGATATCTTTGCTGCGTTTTCAATTGGAGGTATTGAAACAAATATCAGCCTTGGTGCCTTCACAAACTCAACGACCAAAGAGCGTTCTGTCGAATTCGAAATCACGTTACAGAAGGGCCAGAGAAAACTCGGCCTCATGACTCTCCTCGCCGCAGTAGGAATCAACGACGTTGAGATACCGCGACCAGAAGGATGCCCGGAATTTACCACTGGCATGGCCAGCATCAATGGAAAGTTTGTTGATAAGGATAAAATAGGCCTCAAGTTTGCAGAGCTGGCCGTGCATGTTGAGATGGCCAGTGTTACTCTGTCTGATTGGGATATGTCTATGGACTACATCtacgttgacgttgactATAACAAGGCACGCATTGAGAAGCCTttctcagtcttggtttCGAGCAAATTCATAATTGCTGGTTCTGCAGAGATGATGATCAACTACGCTGATGATAAGGATGCATTGGAGCTGGATGCCAAACTGCGTCACGCCAAGGAGGGGGAGGAACTCAAGATCAAGTCTATTTTGGAGTGGCTAGCTGGCGAATCGATCGAAGACGCTTTACCCACCTTCGTTTCGGAGGCAGCGATTAATCTCGAGAACTCAAAGTTTGGAATGTCTCTGAGTCGCCACAAAGGGGAGGGAAATTCCGTCATCGCTGTCTCGTTGAGCATCACCTTGGGGTCTGTTACTCTGCAACTTGCAAGAACCAGGACTCGACCACATGATGCAAAGAAAGAGGATAAACTGCCATGGAAGACGATACTCAGACTTGCAGTCAATACCCTTCCGCGACCACCTCCATTGCCACTTATCGGTCAGATGGAACAGCCATTTTCTACTCAGATATACTGGACCAACAGTGACATCTCGCTTGGGGAGGTTGATAAGTTGAATAGTCTCGCTACTTTCAAGGATCATCAACTCCTCCAGTCAACCCGTGCTACGGCAGCTTCCGCTTTTGGAAATGGCCTATCATTCATGCTGCTTGAAAATGGAGATGTCATACTTGCTTCAAAACCCAGGAAGAGCAGGAAGAAGGACGACCCTTCAGgcaagatgatggcgatttcggaggaagaagagaacccGGAGGCCCcggagatgaagaaagtCGACAAGAGAGTCAATGGTGTCAACATCACAAACATTGGCCTCCAATATGATGCCAAGCGACAAAGAATCAAAGTCAAGTTCACGGCACGTATGACTGTTGGGCCTTTCGATGGGGAGCTGATCAACTTCAGCATGTCCGTCAATCTACCACGTGGAGAAAAAATAGACTTGGGCGATTGGAAGAATCTCGACATCGATATGGGTCTCGATGGACTATCTCTTGCCATGACCGGGTCCAACCTCAATGTCGCTGGGACCTTGCACCGCATCAAGgtcgaagaggaggacaTCTCCATTACAGGATTCGAGGGTGGTGTCAgcgtcaagctcaagaagtacCAATTCGTCGGGTTTGGCTCTTACAAGAACGTCAAGAGGCAGCAGGAAGAGTTTGTCTCTCTCATGGCCTACGCGATGCTTGATGGGCCCATGGTCAAGACAGGTCTTGTTGAACTCTCGGGCATCAGCGGCGGCTTTGGATTCGGTTCGAAGCTCGAGATACCATCTATCACTGACATTCACAAGTTCCCGTTGCTTGTATCCCCCGATGTCGATCCGATGATAATGTTTGAGAGGCTTCGAGGGACAGGAGACACAAAGTACATGACCGAGACAAATGGTGCAAACTGGGTTGCAGCTGGTGTCACCGGCACGGCTTGTGAACTCATCGCCGTCAAAGCTGTCTTGACTATCCCACTTGATCCTAGTGCCGGTGAGCTGGCTATCGTGGGTATAGCGTCGGCTCAGTTCCCCCGCGATGCAAAGCCCGGTAAGGCACTTGCAGCCATCAGGATCAATTTCCAAGGCAGCATCGATATATCGCGAGGCTTCATGCTTTTTGAGGGAAGGATTGCTGATGGCTCGTTCATCTTATTCGATGACTGTGTCCTTTCAGGAGGATTTGCTGTCGGGGCGTGGTTCGGCCCGAGTCCCCAGGCTGGAGATTGGTGCATCACCATGGGAGGCTGGCACCCCAAGTTTCAAGCTCCAAGTCACTATCCATCCGCCCCTCCTCGAATGAGACTCCAGTGGAGTTACGGGGACACTAAGTATCTTACCCTCGACGGCCAGGCTTATGCAGCCGTGACTCCCGATGCTATCATGGCAGGATTGGCAGTGCAAGTCAAGTTCGAAAAGTGGTCGTGCGGTGCTAACTTCGACTTCCGTACTGACCTTATCCTTTGGCTGCATCCCCTTCACTATGATGTTTACTTTCATGTATCCGCAAGTCTGTGGTACGAGGTTGATGCCTGGATTGCACGCAAGAAGCTTCACATTTCCATGGGTGCCGACTTGTATATCACCGGACCGCCATTTGCTGGCACAGTCGAGTTCGACGTAAGCGTTATggtcatcaaagtcaagtttGGTGATCATAGAGCCGAGGACGATGTGCTGAAGTTTGATGAATTCATGTCAGTCGTACTCAGGAACGACAAAATCAGCCATGTCTTCTCACTTGAATCTGGAGGTATAGTCCCGACACAAGCTCCGACACAGGCACAGACTCCAGACTCTACTTGGATAGTTCGTGGAGGGACGTTTGCGTTTAGTATTGCCTCTCGAATGCCTACGACCAGGATAGAATTTACTGGGGCAAAGGATCATGATAGAAAGACTGGTAAGACGATTTTCGCTCGACCTATGCAGCTTCCTGCAACTTCAGCCGGTCTCAAAGCCAATATGGATGTTTCTGTCACCAATAGCAGCGGATCTTCGGTGCACGGCTTCACCTTCGAGATCATATACGAGCAGCTACCTAAGTCACTATGGGGCCCGTTCAACAGCAATCCCAATAACATGCTGTATGGAGCTTCCGAGAGCACAGTGACGCATGCAACGGGGCTGAGTATCCAGGCTCCAATGGCTCGATGGTCGAGCAATAACCCTCGAGTCATACAGTTCAGCAAAGTCGGGCGGTCGGAGCCTGTCCATTCTTCCTTCAAAAATGACCCAACTCGAGATAATGGCCTGGACGCAACACCGAGAACGAGCGGAGAAAATCCGGAAGCGCAATTCTACAACGCTAGAGAGGCACTTATGGGAAGTGGTGAACGAGAGGAGGAGCTAGAGGCTGTCAAGAAACGAAACGCTCGGAGGTCATATATTGTCGGTCAATGGATGGCTATCCGGAAGCTCAAGACCTCGGCTAGTCTCAGGAGTGGCGTACCTTTCAGATACGCCAAAGACTTGGCTCACTTCTCACATGTTGCTCCGAGAATTTCACTAGAATAG
- a CDS encoding hypothetical protein (EggNog:ENOG41): MKFSSLIVVTSAAVHTLAHPQFLSTREFVPQEWIAPTADASRGPCPGLNTLANHGYIPRDGKNITLDILKDGMLTGYNIENLDAVILFTQAIKTSPKYPNTRSFDLADLGRHNILEHDISLSRSDAFFADPNPFNETVWAESLTYFPDDLMTVEQVAKARMGRLATSKKTNPEHSLSKLADGFSWGEMASFFEIMADGTTGTVEKKFIEYWLKNERMPTEIGWQRRPTIMRGTERIEFTRKLMQAAGVARRDIKTDAYGRKLVL, from the exons ATGAAGTTCTCTTCCTTGATTGTCGTCACCAGCGCGGCGGTGCACACGCTCGCCCATCCCCAGTTTCTCTCCACCCGCGAGTTTGTTCCTCAGGAGTGGATTGCTCCAACTGCAGACGCCT CTCGTGGTCCCTGCCCCGGCCTCAACACTTTGGCCAACCATGGGTACATCCCTCGCGACGGCAAGAACATCACACTCGACATTCTCAAGGACGGTATGCTTACCGGCTATAACATTGAGAACTTGGATGCTGTTATCCTTTTCACGCAGGCTATCAAGACCAGCCCCAAGTACCCCAACACCCGCAGCTTCGATCTAGCTGACCTTGGTCGTCACAACATCCTCGAGCATGACATCTCTCTCAG TCGTTCCGACGCATTCTTTGCCGATCCGAACCCTTTCAATGAGACCGTCTGGGCCGAGTCCCTCACATACTTCCCCGACGATCTGATGACAGTTGAGCAAGTCGCGAAGGCGAGAATGGGCCGCCTGGCTACATCCAAGAAGACCAACCCAGAGCACTCCCTGTCTAAGCTAGCTGACGGCTTTAGCTGGGGCGAGATGGCGTCCTTCTTTGAGATTATGGCTGATGGTACCACCGGCACGGTGGAGAAGAAGTTTATCGAGTACTGGCTGA AGAACGAGCGCATGCCGACCGAGATTGGGTGGCAGCGACGACCTACAATCATGCGAGGAACTGAGCGTATCGAGTTCACGAGGAAGCTCATGCAGGCCGCTGGCGTTGCCCGTCGCGATATCAAGACTGATGCCTATGGCCGCAAACTGGTTTTGTAG